One segment of Urocitellus parryii isolate mUroPar1 chromosome 5, mUroPar1.hap1, whole genome shotgun sequence DNA contains the following:
- the LOC144255054 gene encoding rho GTPase-activating protein 7-like translates to MSAAIRKRSWEEYVTQRVGQPFSSDDCNRVCHHGLVADSLLASMEKDATLNVDCKEKCVSLPDCCHGSELRDFPGRPMGHISKEVIENDSHEGEDQFLSLEASTETLVHVSDEDTDSDLYLVDDKQSLTTQGHKISDQHNVEGAGSLVKALPIMESNQDSYNSWGMAGEADLVEDFGENKVADTVRSLELCSDISLNETKDVPNVIMLDSLNVKDIVPEKQLLNSAVIAQQRRKPDFTKDEPERNTLNVRQDEFLATPCPDLGLPLLKADFGSCILQPPSCPSGMSAEINLEKSGFSEHQNKSAPKVNMEDGMQCLHVRDSLTTQESTESQVRLHKRKVFAWEGRRTNHKEHEFCNTEQRRNGKR, encoded by the coding sequence ATGTCTGCAGCTATCAGAAAGAGAAGCTGGGAAGAATATGTGACCCAACGGGTGGGACAGCCTTTTAGTTCTGATGATTGCAACAGAGTATGTCATCATGGACTCGTAGCCGACAGCTTGCTGGCAAGTATGGAAAAAGATGCAACCCTCAATGTGGACTGCAAAGAGAAGTGTGTTTCACTCCCAGACTGCTGTCACGGATCAGAGCTGAGAGATTTTCCTGGGAGACCAATGGGTCACATTTCAAAGGAGGTGATTGAAAATGACAGTCATGAAGGTGAAGAtcagtttctttctctggaaGCCAGCACAGAAACACTTGTGCATGTTTCTGATGAGGATACCGATTCTGATCTATACCTTGTGGATGATAAACAGAGTTTAACTACCCAAGGGCATAAAATATCAGACCAACATAATGTCGAAGGAGCAGGCTCCTTAGTAAAGGCACTGCCTATCATGGAAAGTAACCAAGATTCTTATAACTCATGGGGAATGGCTGGGGAAGCTGATTTGGTAGAAGATTTCGGGGAAAATAAAGTTGCTGATACTGTAAGAAGCCTGGAGCTTTGTAGTGATATAAGCTTAAATGAAACAAAGGATGTACCCAACGTCATTATGCTTGATTCTTTGAATGTGAAAGATATTGTGCCTGAGAAGCAATTGCTGAATTCTGCCGTAATTGCCCAGCAACGAAGGAAACCTGACTTCACTAAAGATGAACCTGAAAGAAATACCCTCAATGTCAGACAGGATGAGTTCTTGGCTACTCCTTGCCCAGACCTAGGACTGCCATTATTAAAAGCAGATTTTGGAAGCTGCATTCTGcagcctccttcctgccccagTGGAATGTCAGCTGAAATCAACCTGGAGAAGAGCGGTTTCTCAGAACATCAAAACAAAAGTGCTCCAAAGGTCAACATGGAAGATGGCATGCAGTGTTTACATGTGAGGGACTCTCTGACCACCCAGGAGTCCACAGAGAGCCAAGTCAGACTTCACAAGAGAAAG